GACTAACCTATGGAGCGGCTCAGCCCATCTCCAGAGCCGAAAAGCCGGACAAGCCCGAGAGAAGGAGCCCTCTGTGGGGCTTTATTTCGCCGGACGCGCAGCTGGATACTCCCGCAGCCAAGTCTGTCCCTGTCCGGTTGGAGTCTGCTAAAGGAGGGGGGCAGAGGAGTAGGATACAGTATGTATCTAACTACCCCACAGTGAAGTACTCAGGAAGCTGTTTTACCCCCAAAACACGCGGGGAAATGGCTCAAGCGCAAACCCAGCCAAGCCGAAGGATGCCTGGAGTGGATGAGGACCCTTTAAAGGCAGACGGGCGTTTGCGTAAAAAGGTCAGCAGTCGTCCTCTTGGTGACCCTCTCTCAGTGAATACAGCCTCGTTCTCTGAACACGGGGTGGTCTTCAGTGTGTATGCGGGCTGTAAGAGGGACCCTAGTGTGAGCGTAATGTGCAGAACCATCTCCTACCATAGCTTCTCCAAGTTGAGGAGCAGGCTGCTGCAGTTCACCACCTTTCTGTCTGATGTTGTGCGAAGCAAGCTCGGAGCTGTCTGGAAGAAGGACCCTGAGAGTGTAAGTCCTCCACAGGTGAACTCTCTGTTTAGGCTGCACCGGGGTCTTTTAAAGGGTCACTATCCTGTAGTTTCTCCTTAGATTGTAGTCCTGAGGTCCATAGCATCTGTTTGGTTTTCTATACCAAAATACTACTTCCCATCAGCCTTTCTCGCTTTTTTTGAAGAATGTGCATTTAAGACtgatgtaaatatatgtaaatacccCCGGTTCTGATTGGTTAACTGGCCTCCTAACAAGCAGAATCACTCCTTATAGCTTCAGCTTGAATAACCTTGGCTAAACTGATCGCTTGCTGCTGAATAAATGTATTCATATGTGATACAGACAGTTCTTGACATTGAGTAAACAATCATGATGGATTTTTGTTGTGTGGCACCAACGATTTGGTAAACGTTGTTTTATGTGACTTAACAAAAAtattacctttttaaaaaatatatgaatttaataatatatatatatatatcatatattcattcattcacattcatttggacagtcatgtaaaaaaagtTAGGACCCCCATGAAATACAATTAGGACACccccttttttaatatattgacATTTGatcttaaataaaataactaaacacacaaaactgaataaatgtctttttaaaatcatttgtaaaatgtatttaatagcAATGttattttcttgtgaggaacaAGACACCCTATGAACTTCAGTGAGACGTAtcctataatgatctaccagtcttTGACATCCACTGGGAGAAAGttttttccactcctccatgcagaattctttcagctgtgagacgtttggtcagacagatggtctcacattttcctcaagtgACCTCTGTAACAGTAAATCTAGTGGATTgtatgttggagagctctccaggccctactgcagaaaagcagccccaaaccatgacatttccacctccatgctttactgttgatatgggttcttgtgctcaaatgctgtgtctggtttatgccaaacatgtcctctgttactgcATCCAAATAACTTAACTTTGTATTCATTTGTCCAAATAATTAAGAAACAtaagaataaatatatattttttgacagcaatagtttcctccttgcacatctCCCGTAGAAAAAAATCAAGCatgtgtggtctctttctgatggtagatgctatatcaagctgtggcaagagctacctatAGATCCCATGATGAGATGCATTTTGTGGTCCTTTTGGACTTGCTAGGAActggcctgatctggccatgtcggtcagttgtttcacttgtaaGTTATTTTGCGGGCAGTGGAATggctgagatctttttaaatcccttcaaccttctttctgaaggcctcagagagctctttgaatCTCACAATGGTATTAACACTTACCTtcccaatcaagagcaaaccaaacgaAATGTCTAAGGTTTAAAAAAGACAGTCTCCttcaaaatcctctctaaccctgttctaatcatctgcagctgatgttctgtaCCTGATTCTAAGTTTAGGCATTTTaattagtaataaatgtggaggtGTCTTAACTTGTTCCTCACAGAAaattagtatttttattaattacattttacgaATGACATTTCTTCAGCTGTATGTGCATTatttatattacctccatctaccaatattgttcaagtgaagatcatatgttcatatgtttaaatatattaaaatagacAAATAGACATTTCATGTGATGTCCTAACTTTTCACATGACTGCATATTGATGGGAATTCTCCATGAAGTCATTTACAAGTGTTATTTACAACACAGATGATAAAGCTTTAAGTTTCAACTGGTATTGGCTTGCAGATGATATACACTAGCATTAAGAGATAACTCTACAGAATGTACATAGTACTCCTGTATTTGGACGTGTGTGATTGATGTTTTGCAGAATAATCAGCTGACAGGATGTGATAGGTGTTCCTCTAAACATGTGAAGAAGGATAAACTCAAGAAAGGCCTGGAACCTGGAACCTGAAATTGTCACTGTGCTGGACTTGGTGCTTTTAGAGCtggacaacaaagaaaacaacaagaaaAGCCCAGTGTTGTCCTGGGTATAAATATATCAGATATGTGAAACATGTATATTACTGAGAAATATTACTTAACATGTAAACCGCTCACATTACTACAGCTAAACTTGCTGTCGTGCGTGTGAATAACATAATTCATTTAAAGAAACATGAAGTAGTGGTTTTATTTTGATAGACTACTGACAGTTTTTCAAGATATTAAAACAGGATGTAACTTATTCATGttcaattaattaaataaaaacatttccttttctattggtctgtctTTCCGTATGCAAATGATGATGCACTTGCATGATTACTGACCTCCTACCTTAGAGGTTGTGCTATTAGTCTGCAGTATGTCTCCACCTTGAAATGCtgcttatttattaaattattattgctATATTGGAAAACTTTTTACTAACCATGTTAAGAACAGAAGTGAACTGTAAGATGAAGCTGGAGtgataaataaagtgtaaaaactgaactgaactgggttGTGTGGCCTTGTAATAATATTCCAGTTGCTGTCAGTGGCAGCCTTTCAGGAAGACTGTGCAGTGTTATACAAGTGAGACACTGGCCTGGGAACAGCAAAGGGCaggttatcttttttttttaatcaatgccaAATGACCTTAATGTTGCTCACTTGTACACACTGATTGTAATTACTCTGACTGTAAAGATCAAACTGTTAAGTTATAATAAAGAAATACGAATAGGGAGTATATTATAGAGGGCCATGTATTTCATAAGTGGTTATCAAATCTTGTCTAAGCAGAGACATcgacaaaaatgacaaaattatatattgatattttttaattaataaccTTTTGTCTTTCAGAAAATAACTAACATTTACTAAAATCATTTTCATTCAgacataaatgtaatttttcagTCACTGCACTACTTAGTTCAAGTCAAAGCCTTGAGAACCACCAGACTATGTATTTTAGCAAGTAGGTGTAATTGGGTTATTTAATGAGATAAAATCCTAGTGTGTAACCATTTTTGTGCTTAATCAGACTATGGCTGTGTCCTTTACCACATACTGCTTTACTAATACCACAGTGCCCCACTGAAGGCACTGTAAAGGTGAAGTACTATTTGGGCAAACTATTTAGTGTGGTAGCTTGGAGTCTTGGATGCAGCTGAAATGCTACCGTGTTTAcagaagctgctgtttgtttaGTCAgactgtgtgttgttgttgtatgaGGTTGCACTAGTGTTTAATCAGATCATGTTGAACTGTGTAAAGCCTTAGAGTACAAAGTTGTGTTTAATCAGACTGCTCAACAGTCTGTGTATGATTGAGTGGTATTGGGTTACAGAGCTATCTGTCAGACTGTTTAGTCCAAGTATGGCTGTGTCCAAAACCACATTCTACCGTACACTATTTACTAGTAGTGTTTAGATATGAGTAGTGTTTAATCAGACTGGGTGTTAGTGGGTTatagagctgtagctgtgttaatcagactgggtgttagtgggttatagagctgtagctgtgttaatcagactgggtgttagtgggttgtagagctgtagctgtgttaatcagactgggtgttagtgggttgtagagctgtagctgtgttaatcagactgggtGTTAGTGGGTTGTAGAGCTGCagctgtgttaatcagactgggtgttagtgggttatagagctgtagctgtgttaatcagactgggtgttagtgggttatagagctgtagctgtgttaatcagactgggtgttagtgggttgtagagctgtagctgtgttaatcagactgggtgttagtgggttgtagagctgtagctgtgttaatcagactgggtgttagtgggttatagagctgtagctgtgttaatcagactgggtgttagtgggttatagagctgtagctgtgttaatcagactgggtgttagtgggttatagagctgtagctgtgttaatcagactgggtgttagtgggttgtagagctgtagctgtgttaatcagactgggtGTTAGTGGGTTATAGAGCTGCagctgtgttaatcagactgggtgttagtgggttatagagctgtagctgtgttaatcagactgggtgttagtgggttatagagctgtagctgtgttaatcagactgggtgttagtgggttgtagagctgtagctgtgttaatcagactgggtgttagtgggttgtagagctgtagctgtgttaatcagactgggtgttagtgggttatagagctgtagctgtgttaatcagactgggtgttagtgggttgtagagctgtagctgtgttaatcagactgggtgttagtgggttgtagagctgtagctgtgttaatcagactgggtgttagtgggttgtagagctgtagctgtgttaatcagactgggtgttagtgggttgtagagctgtagctgtgttaatcagactgggtgttagtgggttatagagctgtagctgtgttaatcagactgggtgttagtgggttatagagctgtagctgtgttaatcagactgggtgttagtgggttgtagagctgtagctgtgttaatcagactgggtgttagtgggttgtagagctgtagctgtgttaatcagactgggtgttagtgggttatagagctgtagctgtgttaatcagactgggtgttagtgggttgtagagctgtagctgtgttaatcagactgggtgttagtgggttatagagctgtagctgtgttaatcagactgggtgttagtgggttatagagctgtagctgtgttaatcagactgggtgttagtgggttgtagagctgtagctgtgttaatcagactgggtgttagtgggttatagagctgtagctgtgttaatcagactgggtgttagtgggttatagagctgtagctgtgttaatcagactgggtgttagtgggttatagagctgtagctgtgttaatcagactgggtgttagtgggttgtagagctgtagctgtgttaatcagactgggtGTTAGTGGGTTATAGAGCTGCagctgtgttaatcagactgggtgttagtgggttatagagctgtagctgtgttaatcagactgggtgttagtgggttatagagctgtagctgtgttaatcagactgggtgttagtgggttatagagctgtagctgtgttaatcagactgggtgttagtgggttgtagagctgtagctgtgttaatcagactgggtgttagtgggttatagagctgtagctgtgttaatcagactgggtgttagtgggttatagagctgtagctgtgttaatcagactgggtgttagtgggttgtagagctgtagctgtgttaatcagactgggtgttagtgggttgtagagctgtagctgtgttaatcagactgggtgttagtgggttatagagctgtagctgtgttaatcagactgggtgttagtgggttatagagctgtagctgtgttaatcagactgggtgttagtgggttatagagctgtagctgtgttaatcagactgggtgttagtgggttatagagctgtagctgtgttaatcagactgggtgttagtgggttgtagagctgtagctgtgttaatcagactgggtgttagtgggttatagagctgtagctgtgttaatcagactgggtgttagtgggttatagagctgtagctgtgttaatcagactgggtgttagtgggttatagagctgtagctgtgttaatcagactgggtgttagtgggttgtagagctgtagctgtgttaatcagactgggtgttagtgggttgtagagctgtagctgtgttaatcagactgggtgttagtgggttatagagctgtagctgtgttaatcagactgggtgttagtgggttgtagagctgtagctgtgttaatcagactgggtgttagtgggttatagagctgtagctgtgttaatcagactgggtgttagtgggttatagagctgtagctgtgttaatcagactgggtgttagtgggttatagagctgtagctgtgttaatcagactgggtgttagtgggttgtagagctgtagctgtgttaatcagactgggtgttagtgggttatagagctgtagctgtgttaatcagactgggtgttagtgggttgtagagctgtagctgtgttaatcagactgggtgttagtgggttatagagctgtagctgtgttaatcagactgggtgttagtgggttatagagctgtagctgtgttaatcagactgggtgttagtgggttatagagctgtagctgtgttaatcagactgggtgttagtgggttatagagctgtagctgtgttaatcagactgggtgttagtgggttatagagctgtagctgtgttaatcagactgggtgttagtgggttgtagagctgtagctgtgttaatcagactgggtgttagtgggttgtagagctgtagctgtgttaatcagactgggtgttagtgggttgtagagctgtagctgtgttaatcagactgggtgttagtgggttatagagctgtagctgtgttaatcagactgggACTCATAGCGCAGCTCCAGCTGTCTGGGGGAGGCGGGACTTCCTAAATGAAACGTCATCCGGAAGTAAACTACACTTTCGCATTCTTGACTGAAGCCTGGAGGAGGACGATATGTGAGCAAATGTAAAGGAAAAAAGTCATAAATTAAGAGCTTAACTAAAAATGGTTGTCTTGCAATTGACTTGAATCCTCGTATTTTACTCGGCGAGTTGTAGCGAGAGGGAAATGGACGGAAATGGGAATCCTGTAGGTCGACCTGATCGCTCCTCGTGTGAGTAAATGTGCTTCACTTACCTGGTTTCTTTTGTTTGTAAAGGCAGGCAGGTGTTTTTAGTCCAGTCTGGGACTTATCAGATTATCACAGCTGGTACGAAAACAGTGCTGTACTTTGTTGTAGTGTTTGGGTGATCTACAGGTTAGATTATCGATTGACAGACAGACGACCTGCTGCTACTGTGAGACTCTGATACCTCTAACCTTCACACTCCACTGGGGCCAAACACAGTCTACCCATTCCCATACCAATTATCCTTGATGCAGTTattgttctttttatttttttttttatgaatatatGGCATATATGTGACTGAAATACGTTAAAATGACTTCAAAAGTTAAAAGTGCATGTTCAAACTCagatctaattaacccagtttTATTAGAAGGCCCAATTTATTCCTAAAGATCatctaatttattaatttaatctcTTTATATCTTCTATTAAACTCTTGGCCCATTGTAATGGCTTCATATCTCTAAATACAGCACTTAtttcttaaaaatgtaaagTATACTTTCTTCCTGAGCTCTTTGCATTCATTTAATGAGGCGACAACCCAAATGACACACATCCCAACCGTTGTCTTAGGTTTAGAGCAAATCAGATAGTAAATGCATGAGTTGTATATGGTTTTTAAAGATAATATGCTTGGTTATGTGCTAACATATTTTGCTATATTCTCCCTTTCCCAGTTGCTGCTGAAATTCCTCCTATGAGTGTAGGCGCAGGCTTGAAATCTAATGACTTGCAGAAGCATCTATGACCTTATTCTGGAATGAGGGATATGTCCTGCTTCGCCTACCACCTTCATCACTGCACTGCCTCAGCTGAAGCCCTTGATACTTTTTAACCATTCCAGCAGGCAAGCATGTGATGATTTTCATCTCCCTACTTATGCCCAGGCTTTGGTTAGTGAAGTCGTGTCCCAAATCCTCTTTATCCCCCACATCCTGTTCATTGTATCATATGCGCCCCTGAAGCCCCAGTCTTGTGGCTACTCAGGCTTTTTTGGCCATGCTCTGCAGAAAACGCTCCCTGATTGTTTGTGCTGCTTTCTTGTTTGTTGCTTGGAATGCCGTTCTCATATTTGTCCTCTTGGGACGGTCTACCATCGGCCAGGTGGGCAATGGTGGGCTGGATGAGCCTGGATACAAAAAGGAACAAGGAGGCAAAGAAAGTGGCAATATTATCAAGGATTTAATGGGGGTGATTAATGCATTCGAAGCAGAGCTTGAGTCACAAAACAAAATCCTTCTCCAGATCCAGCAGCATAAGTCACTCTGGGGCAAACGCAAAGGTGGTGACACTGCTGTGAAGAGCAAAACAGATGTTGAAGGGCCAGGTCATGTGGTCATTCCCATCTTGGTCATAGCATGTAACAGAGTGACAGTGAAGCGCTGCTTGGACAAACTCCTGGAATATCGCCCATCAGCTGAACTCTACCCAATCATTGTAAGCCAGGATTGTGGACATGCAGAGACAGCTAATGTGATTGCGTCATATGGCAGTCAGCTGACCCATATTAAGCAACCTGATCTGTCAGATATTGCCGTGCCTGTAGCGCATAAGAAGTTCCAGGGATACTACAAAATCTCAAGACATTACCGCTGGGCTCTGAACCAGGTCTTCAACTCCTTCTCACATTCTTCCGTCGTCGTTGTGGAAGATGATTTGGAGGTAATTTTTGATAAAACTTGTTTATCAGGTGTTAATGAAGTACATAGGCCTctcaataattacattatcgACCTATCagacaatatatggacatgatcGTTTTTGCTAACCTTGTTATTGCTCATTTAAAAATATGCTGCCTATCTTTGACAGATTGTCCCATAAATTACATCTTCACTGCAAAACTGCAATTCCATTGTTATACCACTAAGTGaaatgcagcttgtctagtccctgtagagaagtattgccaatagtaTTGCCAATGACTCtatggagcacataaacatggagctattggcactatgccttaTGCCAGTTGTgagctagagtggtataaatcccaccagcattgggctgtggtgcagtggaactggTTTCCACTACTTCCGGGGTGAGTAGGGCAGTTTGGGATGAAGTGGGATgatgataatccaacatcctaaccttacTAATGCTTCTGTTGCAGAATGCagtcaagtcctcacagcaaggctccaaaatctagtagaaatcttaCCCTGGATAGTAGCTATGATATAGGCCAGTACTTGTTAATATGGTGTATGACCCCAGACACGAGCTTGACCATGCATTACATAACTATTGGACTGGACTCTGCTGTTTTAGAACTACACCATATGTCatgttattacatataaaaaaaggtTATGTGTTAAATAGCTAGGCTTCAAGTGGTCCTTCCACTATGACtcaaggatcgctggtttgaatcctggagaaccagagagagcataattggccttgctttctcaatAATTGGATGCCTCTCCCtgcccacatcacttcagtgtgatgctggctggcggTGGCCGGTTGCTCATGTGTTGAAGGAGGCGCCCTCAACCTCCCAGTGTCAGCGGCACTACATGCACTAACAATTGGGTTGGGTGTTGGCTGTCCAAAATTGGGGAGGAATATTGTGTAAAACGATAAGAAAAGagtgaaaaataataattgctaATGAGTAGGTTGGGTAATTATGTTGCATTGTGTGTCTCTAATTTCTCTTGATTTTTCATCTTTCAGGTGGCTCCTGATTTCTTTGAGTACTTTACAGCTCTCTACCCTATACTGAAATCTGACCCCAGTCTGTGGTGTGTGTCTGCTTGGAACGACAATGGCAGGGAAGGATACGTGGACCCAGGTAAACCAGGCCTCTTGTACAGGACAGACTTCTTCCCAGGGCTTGGATGGATGCTGCTGAAGGAACTGTGGCTTGAGCTTGAGCCAAAGTGGCCAGCTTCGTTTTGGGATGACTGGATGCGCCATCCTGATCAGCGCAGAGACAGGTCTTGCGTTCGTCCTGAAATATCTAGAACTTTAACCTTCGGCCGTAAGGGCGTGAGTTTGGGGCAGTTCTATGACAAGTACCTCCGCTTTATTAAGCTCAATACTGAATTGGTGCCTTTTACAAAAACAGATCTGTCTTATTTGGAGAAAAATAAGTACGATGAAGCCTTTGAGAAGGAGGTT
The sequence above is drawn from the Salminus brasiliensis chromosome 11, fSalBra1.hap2, whole genome shotgun sequence genome and encodes:
- the LOC140565545 gene encoding uncharacterized protein — its product is MASTPSASALSAVLRCKRPPGSAYRLGLTYGAAQPISRAEKPDKPERRSPLWGFISPDAQLDTPAAKSVPVRLESAKGGGQRSRIQYVSNYPTVKYSGSCFTPKTRGEMAQAQTQPSRRMPGVDEDPLKADGRLRKKVSSRPLGDPLSVNTASFSEHGVVFSVYAGCKRDPSVSVMCRTISYHSFSKLRSRLLQFTTFLSDVVRSKLGAVWKKDPESNNQLTGCDRCSSKHVKKDKLKKGLEPGT
- the mgat1a gene encoding alpha-1,3-mannosyl-glycoprotein 2-beta-N-acetylglucosaminyltransferase a; this encodes MLCRKRSLIVCAAFLFVAWNAVLIFVLLGRSTIGQVGNGGLDEPGYKKEQGGKESGNIIKDLMGVINAFEAELESQNKILLQIQQHKSLWGKRKGGDTAVKSKTDVEGPGHVVIPILVIACNRVTVKRCLDKLLEYRPSAELYPIIVSQDCGHAETANVIASYGSQLTHIKQPDLSDIAVPVAHKKFQGYYKISRHYRWALNQVFNSFSHSSVVVVEDDLEVAPDFFEYFTALYPILKSDPSLWCVSAWNDNGREGYVDPGKPGLLYRTDFFPGLGWMLLKELWLELEPKWPASFWDDWMRHPDQRRDRSCVRPEISRTLTFGRKGVSLGQFYDKYLRFIKLNTELVPFTKTDLSYLEKNKYDEAFEKEVYRAPIVTVEDLQSGKLSGPGPFRVQYSSPESFKTLARNLGVMDDLKSGVPRAGYRGVVSFFSRGRRVYIAPPVGWEKYNPSWS